In Kaistella sp. 97-N-M2, the sequence CGTAAGAATACCCGTGGTTAAATTTCGTGTAAACATGCTGTCCGAGAACGGGTTCATATCCTTTTGCTTCTAGGAGTTGCAGCCCTTCTTCCAGCTGCGGTTCCTCTACGGATCCGGCGGGAGAAATAACGGCGATTTTGTCGCCTTTCTTTAGAGATTTCGGGAAAATGAGGTCTTTCATTTGTGAATCATTTTTTGTTCCGTCCTTTCTGCATTCTCCAGTCTTTGGTCGAACTGGTTGAATTTTTTAAAACTCTGCAGGAAAATAACGATGCTGAATCCCATTAAAACAAACCCTACTCCTTTTCGGATATAATTGGCCAGTTTCTCCGTTAAACTTTCATGAAACTGTTTGGCTAAGGAGATTTTGAAAAAATCGATCACCAGATAAGTTCCCACAACCAGCGCCATATACAGAAGAAAATCGTCGAGGTCGGGATAAGAATTCCGCACGGAAATCACCGTCACCAGCCAAAATAAAACGACGCCAATATTTAAAATATTAAAGAAAAAACCGTTTAAAAAGGTTTTCATATAATTTTGGCTGATCATTTTTTCTTCGCCTGCCAGGTGCATTTTTGTTTTGGAAACAATCATGTAAACCGCATAAACTAAAATAATAAAAGCTGTTATGCGGTAAAATCCAGGATGTTTATCGATGATTTCTACCAGATCGCCACTTGCAAAAAATGCTGCCGCAATGCATAAAATATCTGCCAAAATAACGCCCAAATCCAGAGCTAACGCATGTTTCGGACCGCGGGAAAAACTCGTTTCAATCAACAGAAAAAAAATAGGTCCAATAAAAACCAAACTTAGCATGATGCCTAAACCAATGGCGGACAGTATGAGTTCTATCATAGAATAAAAGTCTTAAATTCTTGTATTTCAAATATTTAGAAATACATTTTATTTGCTGACAATTTTAAAATCCAGTTGTTTCTGAATTAGATTTGCCTTCATTACTTTAATCGTTACTTTATCGCCCAACTGGTACTGGTTGCCGGTTCTACTGCCTTGTACCAAATGATTTTTCTGATCGTATGAGTAAGAATCGTCCATGAGATCGCGCAGTTTAATTAAACCTTCTGCACCGTTTTCCGGGATCTGAACCCAGAAACCGAAGTCTGCAACGCCGGAAATTACACCGGTGAATTCTTCGCCCAAGTGTTTCTCCATAAACTTAACCTGCATAAACTTAATGGAATCGCGCTCTGCATCGGCGGCGAGCCTTTCCATTGAGCTGCAGTGCTTGCATTTTTCGTCGTATTCCTGCTTGTTAGGCGATTTTCCGCCATCTAAGTAATGCTGCAGTAACCGGTGCGCGATCAGATCGGGATAGCGTCGGATCGGTGAGGTAAAATGCGAATAATATTCGAAACCTAAGCCGTAATGTCCGATCGGATCTGTGGAATAAATTGCTTTGCTCATAGAGCGCATGGCCAAAGTTTCGATCATATTTTCTTCGCCTTTGCCTTTCACTTCGCCCAAAAGTTTATTTAAAGACTGCGCCACTTTTTTCGTGTTTGCCAAATCCATTTTGTAACCGAACGTAGAAACAAAATCGCGCAAAGCTTCTAATTTTACGGGATCCGGATCGTCGTGAATCCGATAAATGAAGGTTCTTTCTGTGGGCGTTCCGCTTTTTTTTAAGGAGACAAATTCGGAAACTTTACGGTTGGCCAAAAGCATAAATTCCTCAATTAAGTGATTGGAATCTTTGCTTACCTTGAAATAAACGCCGATGGGTTGGCTGTTTTCGTCTAAATTGAAACGGACTTCGCTGCGGTCAAACGTAATAGCACCGTCGTCGATTCTTCTTTTTCTTAATATTTTTGCCAGGCGATCCAGCGTTAAAATTTCTTCAGTTAAATCCCCGGTTTGTGTTTCGATTCTTTCCTGCGCTTCTTCGTAAGAAAATCTGCGGTCGGAATGCGTTACCGTTCTGCCGAACCACTGGTTTTGAACTTCGGAATTTTCATTCAGTTCAAAAACGGCGGAAAAAGTAAATTTATCTTCATTCGGACGCAGGGAACAAACTTCGTTACTGAGCACCTCGGGAAGCATGGGCACTACTCTATCCACCAGATAAACGGAAGTGGCGCGGCTGTAGGCTTCATCATCCAGCAAAGTTCCGGGCACAACATAATGAGAAACATCGGCGATATGAACGCCGATTTCCCAGTTGCCATTGTCCAGTTTTTGAATGGAAAGCGCATCGTCGAAATCTTTGGCATCTTTGGGATCGATGGTAAAGGTGCAGACATTTCGCATATCGCGGCGTTTTGCCACTTCGGTGTCGCGGATTTCCTGATCGATATTCTGCGCCTCTCTTTCCACTTCTTCAGGAAACTCGTAGGGAAGGCCGTATTCTGCTAAGATAGAATGGATTTCGGTTTCGTGCTCACCCGGAGCACCCAAAACTTTGATGATTTCGCCTTCAGGA encodes:
- the rnr gene encoding ribonuclease R, giving the protein MAKNSKFISQKNQNKLQEIGRLIMNFMNKNSTKIYNYKQISDGIDYKNPRQRELVIQAIHKLLAENRIKETEKQKYILTLNIEGTLSGTIDFNQAGNAYVRVDGMDDDIFIHSKNVKDAIQGDTVLIVTYNFKGKKLEGSVVEVLERKRDEFVGTFQLIKHKDFGFVVCDKKTINTDIFVPKGKIGGAEDGDKVVVKMTDWRAGEKNPEGEIIKVLGAPGEHETEIHSILAEYGLPYEFPEEVEREAQNIDQEIRDTEVAKRRDMRNVCTFTIDPKDAKDFDDALSIQKLDNGNWEIGVHIADVSHYVVPGTLLDDEAYSRATSVYLVDRVVPMLPEVLSNEVCSLRPNEDKFTFSAVFELNENSEVQNQWFGRTVTHSDRRFSYEEAQERIETQTGDLTEEILTLDRLAKILRKRRIDDGAITFDRSEVRFNLDENSQPIGVYFKVSKDSNHLIEEFMLLANRKVSEFVSLKKSGTPTERTFIYRIHDDPDPVKLEALRDFVSTFGYKMDLANTKKVAQSLNKLLGEVKGKGEENMIETLAMRSMSKAIYSTDPIGHYGLGFEYYSHFTSPIRRYPDLIAHRLLQHYLDGGKSPNKQEYDEKCKHCSSMERLAADAERDSIKFMQVKFMEKHLGEEFTGVISGVADFGFWVQIPENGAEGLIKLRDLMDDSYSYDQKNHLVQGSRTGNQYQLGDKVTIKVMKANLIQKQLDFKIVSK
- a CDS encoding LysE family translocator — protein: MIELILSAIGLGIMLSLVFIGPIFFLLIETSFSRGPKHALALDLGVILADILCIAAAFFASGDLVEIIDKHPGFYRITAFIILVYAVYMIVSKTKMHLAGEEKMISQNYMKTFLNGFFFNILNIGVVLFWLVTVISVRNSYPDLDDFLLYMALVVGTYLVIDFFKISLAKQFHESLTEKLANYIRKGVGFVLMGFSIVIFLQSFKKFNQFDQRLENAERTEQKMIHK